The Megalobrama amblycephala isolate DHTTF-2021 linkage group LG20, ASM1881202v1, whole genome shotgun sequence genome includes a window with the following:
- the btbd16 gene encoding LOW QUALITY PROTEIN: BTB/POZ domain-containing protein 16 (The sequence of the model RefSeq protein was modified relative to this genomic sequence to represent the inferred CDS: inserted 1 base in 1 codon) produces the protein MHIQWSPLSSRNMPLRPHTRSVPITSYVSQQNFKRSVSARSLGQRTQAGHTNRWQLPGALGSDLLGQAQVQRAEEFGNKSSDRKNNSADPMALHWHEDATSCPQXPLPRLIHPLSASRRTRLCKDATWSSKHDTPEERFYVLFRRVVHNAKPDAVLECLGVRWELHCSIMSSSDTLFELYTNSKRQRDVELQERAVIGKGSRVSSSACGRGLVYRKWLLSGPLTLRLHVKDASINKEALSFALRTLYDPAERPDEWGEAVLSTAALLGMSNLFQKCLKEMLTHISSSTVCSFHQVSCKLKETFLQRACERWLELFLVTELSFHIKLKDLPFDLLLKTLRSPRLFASNEYEVLRAVLYWLYLKLNPLRETLPAHSIIIHFFSRETAVFLEQPQGQKYITIFQALRMHGITEWQHLQELQNIRVLPESWLLSILSNHYHTLYSGGDMVVTDFSKQAIRFGMMFHREEECCTQTISLCGFYFLLQGAKMGESDTYIFSIERLRHWDPAVSQSSIVSRPYCMRPDRSMCYQITVQTFANGKWQEHSSGPVNQEFGLCKRRCKSKPFQIEGLFPPILVTFALAFPF, from the exons ATGCACATCCAGTGGAGTCCTTTATCTTCCAGGAATATGCCACTCAGACCTCACACAAG gtCGGTGCCTATAACCTCCTACGTTTcacaacaaaactttaaaagaAGT GTGTCAGCTCGCTCACTAGGTCAGCGCACACAAGCTGGCCACACTAACCGGTGGCAGCTGCCAGGTGCTTTAGGCAGTGACCTATTGGGACAGGCACAGGTTCAGAGGGCAGAGGAGTTTGGCAATAAATCATCAGACAGAAAAAATAATTCAG CTGACCCCATGGCACTCCACTGGCACGAGGATGCCACTAGCTGCCCAC TCCCTTTGCCACGTCTCATTCACCCGCTCTCGGCCAGCCGACGTACCCGACTCTG CAAAGATGCCACATGGTCTTCAAAGCATGACACTCCAGAGGAAcgattttatgttttgtttcgCAGAGTGGTCCATAACGCTAAACCAG ATGCAGTACTGGAATGTCTGGGGGTCAGGTGGGAGCTGCATTGCTCCATCATGAGTAGCTCAGACACATTATTTGAGTTGTATACCAACAGCAAGAGACAGCGGGATGTCGAGCTACAGGAGAGAGCAG TCATTGGTAAAGGCAGCAGAGTTAGTAGTTCTGCATGTGGGAGAGGACTGGTCTACAGGAAGTGGCTACTCAGCGGTCCTTTGACTCTCCGACTGCATGTCAAAGATGCCTCCATCAATAAAGAGG CATTGTCTTTTGCCCTGCGTACACTGTATGACCCTGCGGAACGCCCTGATGAGTGGGGAGAGGCCGTACTCTCCACTGCTGCATTACTGGGAATGTCAAACCTCTTCCAGAA GTGTCTTAAAGAGATGCTGACACATATCTCATCTTCGACTGTGTGCAGCTTTCATCAAGTGTCTTGCAAG TTGAAAGAGACTTTTCTCCAGAGAGCATGTGAGCGCTGGTTGGAGCTGTTCCTAGTGACCGAACTCTCTTTCCACATAAAACTCAAAGATTTGCCTTTTGACCTGCTGCTGAAGACCCTGCGTAGTCCAAG ACTGTTTGCATCTAATGAGTATGAGGTCTTGAGAGCAGTGCTGTACTGGTTGTACCTGAAGTTAAACCCCCTCAGAGAGACCCTACCTGCCCATAGCATCATCATCCACTTCTTCTCCAG GGAAACGGCTGTTTTCTTGGAACAGCCTCAGGGTCAAAAATACATCACTATCTTTCAAGCTCTTCGTATGCATGGCATTACTGAAT GGCAGCATCTGCAGGAGCTGCAGAACATCAGAGTGCTTCCTGAATCCTGGCTGCTGAGCATCCTGTCAAACCATTATCACACT CTTTACAGCGGAGGCGACATGGTCGTGACTGACTTCTCCAAACAAGCCATCCGGTTTGGAATGATGTTTCATAGG GAAGAGGAGTGCTGCACTCAAACCATCAGCCTCTGTGGTTTTTACTTTCTTCTCCAAGGTGCTAAAATGGGTGAATCAGATACGTACATCTTCTCCATTGAG aggtTAAGACACTGGGATCCTGCTGTATCACAGTCTTCCATAGTGAGCCGTCCATACTGTATGAGGCCTGATCGATCTATGTGCTATCAAATCACAGTACAAACCTTCGCCAACGGCAAGTGGCAAGAGCACAGCAGTGGACCTGTCAATCAAGAGTTTGGCTTATGCAAACGCCGCTGTAAGAGCAAG ccatTTCAGATTGAAGGACTGTTTCCACCCATCCTGGTCACCTTCGCTTTGGCATTCCCATTTTGA